Proteins encoded in a region of the Vicia villosa cultivar HV-30 ecotype Madison, WI linkage group LG5, Vvil1.0, whole genome shotgun sequence genome:
- the LOC131605222 gene encoding uncharacterized protein LOC131605222, with translation MRIKCPFRLRSVPSGASWKVMVRYAMHTYRLYGGLEGHDILGRLKDDEKKFVNDMTKYNMAPRYWIPLLEIIGVTSIKLTFSVTFAYLEHEREDNFTWMLEKLKELFTSDKFLLDVVVKDREIALMNAIYSVFPKATHLLCMFHISKNVSMKCKEYVKLERQEHVKDQWNNIMYSNTEDEYDVHLKHFQSVCGDILAFVKYVNETWLVPYKERFVAAWTNKEEGNWNLEDECEELKRYFKSLDVVGQRMLKKKVRDLIYPSITPMCPPPVKYKPKRGAKKSKKSGESDVHRDPSQWEYPLASQGSHTSKRSCSKPNGTQSSTISIVRQPTVISSRVEFLPQFPAFFHPYIEDIINVDDNGTVLGKRYRELTWVDMIWINGYSVVFVSLSMSLNNTFLSLILAPPMYTSRHTIIAIGFMNNNHWVQIKLKPDCPLPRVILRWRQNCSDDAKA, from the exons ATGAGGATTAAATGTCCCTTTAGGCTGCGATCTGTTCCAAGCGGTGCAAGTTGGAAGGTGATGGTTAGATACGCGATGCATACTTATAGATTATATGGGGGATTGGAAGGTCATGACATATTGGGACGTCTAAAAGATGATGAAAAGAAGTTTGTGAATGACATGACCAAGTATAATATGGCACCAAG GTACTGGATACCACTATTAGAGATTATTGGTGTTACATCAATAAAGTTGACCTTTTCAGTTACGTTTGCTTACTTGGAACATGAAAGGGAAGATAACTTCACATGGATGCTGGAGAAACTGAAAGAGTTGTTTACCTCGGACAAATTTCTTCTTGATGTTGTGGTGAAGGACCGGGAAATTGCATTAATGAATGCCATTTATTCGGTGTTTCCAAAGGCAACACATCTGTTATGTATGTTCCATATTTCCAAGAACGTGAGCATGAAGTGCAAAGAGTATGTGAAATTGGAAAGACAAGAACATGTCAAGGATCAATGGAACAACATCATGTATTCAAACACAGAAGATGAATATGATGTACACTTAAAACACTTCCAAAGTGTTTGTGGTGATATTCTGGCATTTGTGAAGTATGTTAATGAAACATGGCTAGTACCATATAAGGAAAGGTTTGTTGCTGCATGGACTAACAAA GAAGAGGGTAATTGGAATTTAGAAGATGAGTGTGAAGAGTTGAAGAGATATTTCAAGAGTTTGGATGTTGTTGGTCAGAGGATGTTGAAGAAAAAAGTGCGTGATCTAATATATCCATCAATAACTCCGATGTGTCCACCACCAGTGAAGTACAAGCCAAAAAGGGGAGCTAAAAAAAGTAAAAAGAGTGGGGAGAGTGATGTGCACCGTGATCCTAGCCAGTGGGAATATCCTCTGGCTTCGCAGGGGAGTCATACTTCAAAGAGGTCGTGTTCAAAACCGAATGGAACTCAATCTTCAACCATTTCGATTGTTAGGCAACCTACTGTGATATCTTCACGAGTTGAGTTCTTGCCACAATTTCCTGCTTTCTTTCATCCTTACATCGAAGACATAATTAATGTCGACGATAATGGAACTGTG TTAGGAAAACGTTACAGGGAACTCACTTGGGTGGACATGATATGGATAAATGGATATAGTGTCGTTTTTGTTTCCCTTTCCATGAGTTTGAACAACACATTTTTGTCACTTATCCTTGCTCCACCCATGTACACAAGTCGGCATACGATTATTGCTATTGGTTTTATGAACAATAATCATTGGGTACAGATCAAGTTGAAACCTGATTGCCCATTGCCTCGCGTCATTCTTCGTTGGAGACAGAATTGTAGTGATGATGCAAAAGCATGA